From Watersipora subatra chromosome 2, tzWatSuba1.1, whole genome shotgun sequence, one genomic window encodes:
- the LOC137387059 gene encoding CCR4-NOT transcription complex subunit 9-like, whose protein sequence is MKSMAGIHRPQQRSTPPTMMPQEASSTQAQPGTPTNVQGGTTSVDKDKIYQWIVELANVTTRENSLLELSKKREAVQDLAPMLWHSFGTIAALLQEIIYIYPSINPPNLTAHQSNRVCNALALLQCVASHPETRSAFLQAHIPLFLYPFLHTVTKTRPFEYLRLTSLGVIGALVKTDEQQVINFLLATEIIPLCLRIMESGSELSKTVATFILQKILLDETGLNYICQTYDRFSHVAVILAKMVQQLAVEGSARLLKHVVRCYYRLSDNARAKEALRQCLPEQLKDNTFAACLRDDQSTKRWLTQLLRNLEQPSGVPQQ, encoded by the exons ATGAAATCAATGGCTGGAATTCACAGGCCCCAACAGCGCTCCACTCCACCCACCATGATGCCGCAAGAGGCTTCCTCGACTCAAGCTCAACCAGGAACTCCAACAAATGTTCAAGGCGGCACTACATCAGTCGACAAAGATAAAATTTATCAGTGGATCGTAGAGCTAGCCAATGTCACAACTCGTGAAAATTCTCTTCTAGAACTTAG TAAAAAGAGAGAAGCCGTACAAGATTTGGCTCCCATGCTGTGGCATTCATTCGGAACTATTGCTGCACTATTACAGGagataatctatatatatccCTCCATCAATCCACCAAATCTCACG GCCCATCAGTCGAACCGTGTGTGCAATGCTCTAGCCTTACTTCAGTGCGTAGCCTCACATCCTGAAACTAGAAGTGCTTTTCTACAAG ctcACATACCTCTCTTTCTATATCCCTTCCTACACACAGTGACCAAGACCCGTCCTTTCGAATACCTGAGGTTGACTAGCCTCGGAGTCATAGGCGCTCTTGTCAAG ACAGATGAACAACAAGTCATCAATTTTCTGCTCGCTACAGAAATTATACCTCTCTGCTTGCGTATAATGGAATCAGGAAGTGAGCTGTCAAAGACA GTGGCTACATTCATTCTCCAGAAAATATTGCTCGATGAAACCGGGCTAAATTACATATGCCAGACTTATGACAGGTTCTCCCATGTGGCAGTCATATTG GCCAAAATGGTGCAGCAGCTTGCTGTCGAGGGTTCTGCGCGTCTTCTAAAGCATGTGGTCAGGTGCTACTACCGTCTCTCAGACAACGCTAGGGCAAAGGAGGCCCTTCGGCAATGCCTGCCTGAACAGCTTAAAGACAACACCTTCGCCGCGTGTCTAAGAGACGACCAGTCAACTAAACGCTGGCTCACCCAACTGCTTAGAAATCTCGAGCAACCGTCTGGCGTTCCTCAACAGTGA